Proteins found in one Bacillales bacterium genomic segment:
- a CDS encoding Rrf2 family transcriptional regulator codes for MKISTKGRYGLTIMMELASRYGDGPTSLKSIAKEHGLSEHYLEQLIAPLRNAGYVKSVRGAYGGYILNKDAKQITAGDIIRVLEGPITLVEVMDDEEPAKRDLWIRIRDAVKNVLDGTTLQDLVDYEDEGDQAPYMFYI; via the coding sequence TTGAAGATTTCGACGAAAGGCCGCTATGGACTGACAATTATGATGGAACTCGCGAGTCGTTACGGGGACGGGCCAACGTCCTTGAAAAGCATCGCGAAAGAACACGGGTTATCGGAACATTATTTGGAACAACTGATCGCACCATTGCGGAATGCAGGGTACGTGAAAAGCGTTCGAGGCGCATACGGCGGCTATATTTTGAACAAAGATGCGAAGCAAATTACCGCCGGCGACATAATTCGCGTGCTTGAAGGTCCGATCACGCTTGTAGAGGTAATGGATGACGAGGAGCCTGCGAAAAGAGATCTTTGGATACGCATTCGTGATGCGGTAAAGAATGTTCTAGACGGCACGACATTGCAAGATCTCGTCGATTACGAAGATGAGGGCGATCAGGCGCCTTACATGTTTTACATTTGA
- a CDS encoding cysteine desulfurase family protein — protein sequence MDVIYVDHAATTPTHPEIVQAMLPYFSEHYGNPSSIHAFGRKTRAVLDDARQTAADSIGANREEIVFTSGGTEADNLAIIGAVFANGEPGGHVITSAVEHHAVLHTCQYLESIGIDVTYLPVDASGRIDLDELTNALREDTVFVSIMYGNNEVGTLQPIAEIGAILRDKNIVFHTDAVQAFGLVPMNVHALGVDLLSVSGHKINGPKGTGFLFVRNGVQIASRLHGGEQERKRRAGTENVAGIAGFAKAIELAQASMEKRREQYERYRSKMLAVFAEEKVVHEVNGSEPHHLPHILNVYFPDVSAEAMLVNLDLAGIAASSGSACTAGSFEPSHVLSAMYDDEERSKCSIRFSFGYGNTIETIEQAAREAANIAKRLRR from the coding sequence ATGGACGTCATCTATGTCGATCATGCGGCGACAACGCCGACCCATCCGGAAATCGTCCAAGCGATGCTTCCGTATTTCAGTGAACATTACGGCAATCCTTCGAGCATCCATGCGTTCGGTCGAAAAACGCGAGCGGTGCTTGACGATGCGCGGCAAACGGCAGCGGACAGCATCGGGGCAAACCGTGAAGAGATCGTATTCACGAGCGGCGGCACGGAGGCTGATAATCTCGCGATTATCGGCGCCGTATTTGCGAACGGCGAACCGGGAGGCCACGTGATCACTTCTGCAGTGGAACATCATGCAGTCCTTCATACGTGCCAATATCTCGAATCTATCGGCATCGATGTTACGTATTTGCCTGTAGATGCGAGTGGACGTATTGATCTAGACGAATTAACAAACGCCTTGCGTGAAGATACGGTTTTCGTTTCGATCATGTACGGAAACAATGAAGTTGGGACGTTGCAGCCGATAGCTGAAATCGGAGCAATCCTTCGCGATAAAAATATCGTGTTTCACACAGACGCTGTACAAGCTTTCGGACTTGTGCCGATGAACGTTCATGCGCTCGGCGTCGATTTGTTGTCCGTTTCCGGTCACAAAATTAACGGGCCGAAAGGGACCGGGTTTTTGTTTGTGAGAAACGGAGTGCAAATCGCATCGCGCCTGCACGGTGGTGAACAAGAGCGGAAGCGGCGCGCCGGAACGGAAAATGTCGCCGGCATTGCCGGTTTCGCAAAAGCGATTGAACTTGCGCAAGCGTCGATGGAAAAACGCCGGGAACAATATGAACGGTATCGATCGAAGATGCTCGCCGTTTTTGCCGAGGAAAAAGTTGTTCATGAAGTGAATGGCAGCGAGCCGCATCATTTGCCGCACATTTTGAATGTATATTTCCCCGATGTGAGCGCGGAAGCGATGCTCGTCAACCTCGATTTGGCGGGTATTGCCGCCTCCAGCGGGTCAGCTTGCACAGCGGGTTCATTTGAACCGTCGCATGTCTTGTCGGCCATGTACGATGATGAAGAAAGAAGCAAATGCTCGATCCGTTTCAGTTTCGGATATGGGAATACGATCGAAACGATCGAACAGGCGGCACGGGAAGCGGCGAACATTGCGAAGCGACTAAGGAGGTGA
- a CDS encoding AAA family ATPase — protein sequence MELFDQAREEKGPLASRMRPRTIDEFTGQDHIVGKGRLLRRSIEADQLSAMIFYGPPGTGKTTLAQIIANTTSAHFQQLNAVTSGVSDIRTITKEARDRLNMYEQKTVLFIDEIHRFNKGQQDALLPFVEDGTIILIGATTESPMFEINPALLSRSRLFRFEHLSNEHVRNILLQAIDDEDRGFGHLKIAFDEDALQHLVDVADGDARTALNALELAVLTTKPNEDDVIRITLEVAEESIQQRVLQYDKKGDNHYDTISAFIKSMRGSDPDATLYWLAKMIYAGEDPRFIARRIYVHAAEDVGLADPNALLVAQAAAYAVDFIGFPEARIPLAEAALYIATAPKSNAVIKGIDQALNTVKNEKSGQVPVHLRDAHYKGADQLGHGKGYKYPHDYENGFVPQQYLPDSLQGKQFYKPTAIGYEKTVGKRLDYFLERMQNERN from the coding sequence ATGGAGTTGTTCGATCAAGCGAGAGAAGAAAAAGGACCACTCGCAAGCCGGATGCGTCCGAGAACGATTGATGAATTTACAGGACAAGATCATATTGTCGGAAAAGGGCGTCTGTTAAGACGTTCCATCGAAGCTGACCAGCTTTCAGCGATGATCTTTTACGGTCCGCCCGGCACCGGTAAAACGACGCTGGCGCAGATTATTGCGAATACGACTTCCGCGCATTTTCAACAATTGAATGCCGTCACTTCCGGCGTTTCGGATATCCGAACCATCACGAAAGAAGCGCGCGACCGCTTAAACATGTACGAGCAGAAAACGGTGCTGTTCATCGATGAAATTCATCGGTTCAACAAAGGACAACAAGATGCGCTGCTGCCCTTCGTAGAAGATGGTACGATCATTTTAATCGGTGCGACGACGGAAAGTCCAATGTTTGAGATTAACCCGGCATTGTTGAGCCGATCGCGGTTGTTTCGATTTGAGCATCTATCGAATGAGCACGTGCGGAACATTTTGTTGCAAGCGATTGACGATGAAGACCGCGGATTCGGTCACTTAAAAATTGCATTTGACGAGGATGCGTTGCAGCATCTTGTTGATGTAGCGGACGGTGATGCACGCACGGCATTGAATGCTTTAGAGCTGGCCGTATTAACGACAAAACCGAATGAGGACGATGTGATCCGAATTACGCTCGAAGTCGCCGAAGAATCGATCCAGCAGCGGGTCTTGCAATATGATAAAAAAGGCGACAACCATTACGACACGATTTCGGCTTTTATAAAAAGCATGCGCGGTTCCGACCCGGACGCAACATTGTATTGGCTGGCCAAAATGATTTATGCCGGCGAGGACCCGCGGTTTATTGCCAGACGAATTTATGTGCACGCGGCAGAGGATGTCGGACTTGCCGACCCGAATGCATTGCTCGTTGCCCAAGCCGCTGCCTATGCGGTCGATTTCATCGGGTTTCCTGAAGCGCGCATCCCGCTAGCCGAAGCTGCTTTATACATCGCGACCGCACCGAAATCTAATGCCGTCATTAAGGGAATCGATCAAGCGCTCAACACGGTCAAAAATGAAAAAAGCGGTCAAGTCCCCGTCCATTTGCGCGACGCGCATTACAAAGGCGCGGATCAACTCGGACACGGAAAAGGCTACAAATATCCGCATGATTATGAAAACGGCTTTGTCCCGCAACAATATTTGCCTGACAGCTTGCAAGGGAAGCAATTTTATAAACCAACGGCCATCGGTTATGAGAAAACCGTCGGTAAACGGCTCGACTACTTTCTTGAGCGCATGCAAAACGAGAGGAACTAA
- a CDS encoding RsfA family transcriptional regulator, with protein MAKVRQDAWSKEDDLLLADTVLRHVREGSTQLQAFEEVGDKLNRTSAACGFRWNAIVRDQYKQAMEIAKKQRKERKRMLSRKKSSPRVEKRAETPGRAKPEPAAADTADAESLTLNDVIAYLTQLNEEQTHSHTMATTKQRLEREKDQLVRENEDLKKQLAKTKREYETVKEDYQSLIQIMDRARKMVVFGDDESKPAFKMDKNGNLERVAK; from the coding sequence ATGGCAAAAGTGAGACAAGACGCCTGGTCGAAAGAAGACGACCTGTTGCTCGCCGACACGGTGCTGCGGCATGTGCGCGAAGGCAGCACGCAATTGCAAGCTTTCGAAGAAGTCGGCGACAAGTTGAACCGGACTTCCGCTGCCTGCGGATTTCGATGGAACGCGATCGTTCGCGATCAATATAAACAAGCCATGGAAATCGCAAAGAAACAACGAAAAGAAAGAAAAAGGATGCTTTCGAGGAAAAAGTCGTCCCCGCGAGTGGAAAAACGAGCAGAAACACCCGGGCGAGCGAAACCCGAGCCCGCGGCAGCAGACACCGCAGATGCCGAATCGCTTACCTTGAACGACGTTATCGCTTATTTGACTCAATTGAATGAGGAGCAAACCCATTCACACACGATGGCAACTACGAAACAACGATTGGAAAGGGAAAAAGACCAGCTCGTCCGCGAAAACGAAGATTTGAAAAAGCAACTGGCGAAAACGAAGCGAGAATATGAAACGGTGAAAGAAGATTACCAATCTTTGATCCAAATCATGGACCGCGCCCGCAAAATGGTCGTTTTCGGCGATGACGAGAGCAAACCTGCTTTTAAAATGGACAAGAACGGCAATTTGGAAAGAGTGGCCAAATAA